The segment GTTGGCCAGAGTGGCAGCCATGACACTTCCAGACTCACATGTCACTTCAATAGAACacagctaaaagaaataaaaaagttcacTTCACAACTGAAGATACTGAAAGGCTCTAATTTATTCACAGGTTATACAAGAAGATAATAATACAGCCAAAGTCACTTACTTGGAAGTAAAAATCAAGAGCATCAATCATATCTGCTCCTGGAGGAAAACActgatgaataaaacatcataatcagcttttgtttttttgttttttattttctttagttaatattatttttcacaTGAGGAAtcagttttctgtattttctttttacataaacagatAATCAAAGTGAGACACAGACAGAGGGCTcattaaactgctttttaacTTTCATCAAATATCTATTGTTTCTGATTTTCTTACAGGCTgataattactaaaaaaaaaagtgttgcaagttttaaaagtaacacaaaaaactttaatgtgATTGCAGAAAGCTGGACGTGGAGATGGGCATGTCAGCGTTTGAGTCTGCCTCAAAAGTGATGCAACAGAAAATCAGAAGATTCATTTTGACTCAGCTGAAAAAGTGCTCTAACAGACCTTCTTCTCTTTCATGTAGTATCCAATGGCAAAATTTCTGTCgcctgtttctttttctgactgAAACCTGAGGCAGAGATGCAGCCGAGGTCAATATTAGATTATCAATAATGCATTGAGTCAGTGGAACTGTAATTTCCCTAACATAGACACTCTTGCAGCTTGGTCATGCTGAACAGACATATATAAACGTGAAAcactctgaacaaaaacacactcacgTGGCGTTGCTGAAGCCTATATATTCTTGGCCGGCCATCTTTTTCAAAAATTccataaactgaaaaacaaaataatttttttgcttttaaatatgctgcagatttttaaatttctgcttttaataaaataaaaaatgaaatctgaGGTGAATTACTTACATAATCAAACTTCTCTGCTTTATTTGAATGaggctaaaaaataaaacaattcatatttatttgttgtgtaaaaatgttgattGTAAGTACCAAATCTATTTATAATTTAGTACTAATCAGAGaataagagggaaaaaaaacacaatatgttACTGATTGCATAATTTAGGATCTTTTTATCATCTTGtacaaaaaggtaacaaaacaaGCACTGATATCTTTAGCCAAGataatatttcacaaacctGAATCATACAAAATTAACTAATTTCTTTAGTATTGTCTtaattttcaaagacaaaaatgaaaaggaatTACATTCATTCGGTACATTTGGATATTTTGAAATTTatcaaatgcagttttttttaataagaatatAACATAATAACTAATATTTACTAAATCAAATGTGTCAAACTAAAATGTTGTCTATAGACTATACTATATGTTATCTTTTTCTTACATGCAACTATTTCCCAAGTCTTTCTTTGAGAAAATACAGCAAACCTCCAGTGCTCCAGTGTCAATCGTTTTATTTCCTCGTGTGACTCCAAAGTACAAACACCAGCTCTGTCACTGACCTTCACTAGAAAGGGAGCAACCCATTATTTGTGCTGATTCAACTGTCTGTAGTGAAGTTTACTGGTTTACCTTGATAAGGGAGCTGATCACTATGGCTCCAGGATTCACCATGGGGTTGTGGGGCTTATCTAGGAAAATACAATAAGATAAacccaaagtaaaaaaacagaagttttggAAATAGAAATGGCTTTGGGGAATGGTTTAAAGgaactaaaattaataaaacaacaagttaACAGATTCAGTGAACAATGTCTAAACCCTATCATCATATAAACCACAGAATTgccatccaaaaaaaaaaaaaaaatacacaactaatataataaataagaacaaataataacaataaaggaCTGTTGAATCCTATataaatacttttcaaaaacagaatgcTGAAAAATAACAGAGGGAATCTGTTAGGTAACTTGATAATTATTACTTATTTAGGTAACAGATAACTAAAAATTGTTGTGCATTTATCCATCCAGTCAGGAGAAAGGATTTGTGCTTTACAGTATTCCCAAggaaaaatgataaatgttctGCACTTATAGAGCTCCTTTAAACCACCTTCACCCACAAAGGACTTTACAATGTGCTTCTCATGCACCAATTCACACATATTTGATGGCAGCTCAGGTACCAGGACCACCACCTTCCATCAGAATCAACATGGGCTTCAGGTCCTGAACAACAAGAGCCATTTCCACACACTGACAGTATGATTGATAGAGGAATTTAAACTGAAACGAGGAGGCGACGAGGCCTTACACACCTTCCTCATCAAGTGAGAGCACATTGAACTTGAGTCCACTGGGCTCCATGCCGACATAGCTGTGAACCTTCTCAGTTCCAGACTCGTGGACGGAGATGGCATACTGCAAGGGTTTCACACAAGACTGCAGGCAGAATGGCTGCTTTGTGTCGCCGACAGAGTGCCTGAAGATAGAAGATcagaattagttttaaaatatctcGCTGAACGTACAATAGATGTACTTTAAAATTcacctaataaataaaaacacgagttgaattaaaaaaaatgtttactggTGACTCAGATACTGATTCAAATTACTTTGTAAAAATATCTTCTTGTGAGTAAATGTTTGTTAACTGATCTCAAGATTTTTAAGTGAATGATTGTTGATAACTATGGTTGCACTGATCAAATTTTACTCAACAATTTTTGCcttgaaatgatttaatttttttaaatgcacttcTACCACTCTGCTTTAACTTGTCAGCTACAGTAAACGTATATCTTACCTTTGACCATCAACTGTACATAAAGACACCCCCCACAGTTCCGGGCTAAATTTGGCCAGCTGGGGGATGTAGTCTGCAACCTGCAGCCACAATTcacaagagaaaaaacaaaagaaaacaggggAGATACTTTTCATGGAGGTTAACATTTGACATTTCATACAAACTTGTTTCAATGtaagatgtaaacaaaaaaaagaaaaaaagcaatacaTGATATATGCAATTAAATATATGTGACTGGTATTTGTAGGGTTTTAGCCTATAAGAAATTGTGTCAAAATTAtgtcaattattttaaaatgagaagttATACATAAAACATGGCACCAGAAACCAGAAACTAAATCATCATTGTTCTGCTATAATAAGAAGAATCCCAGCAACCAAAAGATTACCTTTCCATCATTTTGCTTTTGCACTGTTTTGtagatttcatttattttttctgcaaacacatcAAACTCAGGGATGATAAATTTCTTTCTGAAGGCCTGGATCAGCAAAACAACATTGCCACTGACccatctgaaagaaaaaaaacaccatgatACGGAGTAATTTAGACaatttacagacagacagacagaaaacaaggtgGCAGGACTAAATGAAAAGGGATTGCAGAGTTTGCTACAGCAGATGGTGTATTCCTTTAAATGTAAGTGTTCAGAAGCATTGATGCATCCTGGACAACAAATTACGGTGAGTTGTTAAACCACAATAGCTATCaagaatttgtgtgtgtgttgttttggtAACTGCATATTTGCCACCATTTGAAGCTGCTAACATTGAGTGATGATCAGTTCATTTGTTACCAAAGAACAAACCCTTCCCATCTACAGGAGATATATATTGATAAACCCAATTTTTCAGACAAAACCTCCTTTCCTAACACCCCTAACACTTGTATAAACCTCGTATTTCCctaaaagaaatgcatatttgtttgttgacatacaaactattttggtaaaaaaataaatttatagaAAAGAGAtgacaattaaaataataaataaagaaataattgaacagaaaacagttttagagTTTGAAACAATATGTactgaaattattaaaatggCAAAACCATTTCAAACGTAGGCctcaaaaaggacattttaattGAATCAACAGATTTTTGACCGAGActcaacaaacatttattaaaccatGGTATTAGATTGAGTcacatgaggtttttttttcttgatttcctGCATAGAAAATGACAACAGGACAGGCCAACAGAGAGTTAATTATGTGGTATGTCACATACAATAAATCCTGTATTAAAATGGATTGTTGTTAGAAGGTCAGACTAAAAATAGTTTGGTCTCATGCCTTCGGCAGCCTATTGCCTGGTGAtgaatggaaacaaaacacCATGAAATTATTAGTGCTGTGATAAGAGTCCAATCTGAATGGctcagagacaaagaaaacacaactttagaaaaacaataaataggtTATCATATTCTCTGTCagttacatttaaacattttaaatctgtttattactttactttaatgttttaaagaaacataagATGTAAAACTGCAGCACATCTCTGTCTATGATACAGATGTAGGACTTAAGAGAGCCCTTTAACCTAAAACAGCCCACCTGTAACCTGTAGATACCCTTCACAGAAACACCTTAAAATACTTATAAAGAATAAAGAGCAAAGGAGCAGTGTTATCTCtcctgcagcagagcagcagcctCTGGGCTGATAGTTAACTGCAAGGCACTGCTTTCACTGACATAAGGTCTGGAAGACCTAGAAGCAAATCACCCTAATTCCATAAAATGCAGCAGCATTTGATTTGTGCTGATCAAGCCGGAGTAGGCTTTAGTAGAAATGTAAAGCATATTTCTAACTATTATCACACAATGTTGGAGTGCAGGTTGTCTAATCCCTGACCTCCTGTCCTCGTGTTGAAGAAGCAAGAACTGGCAAcattttgtcaataaagttaaaaataactgCTCCATAAGTGCACTCCATTTAGCTAACCTTAATGAGCTGATTCTACCTTTAGCCTTGTGACAAATTCAgtgaaaaaattaaattctctttaaaaagaagttattATCAATAACTGTGTTAGTctaattagaaaataaatgaccaaGTTTTACTGCAGTCAGTCAAACTAAAAGCCAATCAGACGTCAATAACAGAAGATTTTacagttcacaaaaaaacagtgaagaaCTTTGATTCAAGTTATCTTACATTCAATGCTGTTAGGCTGTGAAAGAACCATGACCACACTGAATGTGTGGTGCTGTTCTGTGCAACAAATGCATGGAACCATCTCAAATCACATCTTTAAACCAGTGTTAGTTCAgccagtttgtttatttatgttagaCATGAATATGACTTTCTAagcttgttcttttgttttatgtttgtcatAATGGTGGTACTTGGTGAGATTAATATTGTCTGAGGTGGTACTCCTTAGCTttgtgtttaaagacaaaaacagaaacttaacCTTGAGCAAACGCTTGATCATCCTATGGAGGACATTCCTGTCTCACCTGTGGAAGAGGTCTCTGTCCATCATAACCTCACCAGCAGATTCCCTCACGGCCTGTCGCAGCTTCTCCATGCATTCCCTCAGCCGAGGGTCTGAGGGGTGAAGGCCTGTTTTTTTCAGGGCCTGCAAATGTGAAATTGGGGTCAACTGTTTTTTTGcacacagtaaataaaatacagcatcAATTTAACTGTGGCTAAGGGGACATATGATGTCATGGAAAGCATCAataacaagcaaacaaacaaaaagatacaCCTACAGCAGTAAAGTATGCGATGGGCACTTGCTCTTTGCCCTCTGTGATGGTGTAAAAAAGCATGTTTTCCACTCCAGAACTGGGTGATTTGGAATATACATTCTTCCTGGTGAAGTGAAAATTAAAGTCTTGAGAAGCAATCATAGAATTTATTATAAAGACCATTCTATCGACCGGcgactatatttaaaaaaaaaacaaccattcaaaactaacaacaataaaataaaatacaagaacTCTTCTTTGTTTACAGTTAATTAGTATTACTTGAATTTATTATTACATTTCAACaaattcaaactgtaaaaaaggaAGCAGTATTCTGTTTCTTAAATGTGTGGTAATGGTAATGATTGtgtactgtttttgttgttgttgttgttgtttttttttactataacttctacaaatctttttaaacagtGTAAGACATGCACTGGTTCTCTGTCTGTATTCTTTTCTTATTTACCGTATAAACAGTAAAtaacagggtttttttgttagggtttttattttttattttttcctgtgatAACAGTGAGTAAGAAGTGAATGAACAGCCAGCAGGTTAAGGGTTATTTCTCCACACAGAGGCACTTACAGATGGGAATGTTCCCGTTGAGACGCGCTTGTTTCGCTCAGACAACAGGCCgctgaatgaataaatatctTCCTCGTCGCTGTTATATTTTTGGCGATGAGAGGCACGAAGTTTGACAAACGCGTTGTTTTGAAACAATGCATGGCTGCGGATGGCGACAGCAACACCAGCACCAGCTGGCAGGTTGTCGCAGGTTAATAAAGCTGCAGCCCGTTCCCTGCCCTTCCTGCCTTTGAGCTCAGCAGCTATAAAAAGTGCTGAACTTATGCTGCCTTCACGTGTCGTCGGAATTGTTGCAAGCGTCTTGTATATTGTACAACAATAACATACGTTTCCAACAAGCATTTGAATGAACATATatgtaatgtttaaaatagttGTGATATTAGAATGAAGACAGGTAGGGTTTTGCTTTACatccctgtttgttttgtctgtggggTTCAGTGCAGTGTGATATAAACTATTATTGATGAGAAGGCAGAGGATACTTATGAGACAAAAGTTTGATTTGTAGAATAAATGAGTCATTGTATAAGTGCCTCTGAATaaccacaacacacacacaaagatataatgccatttatttttttcacaatgccAAAGTTTAGTCACCTCCTGTTTCCTAAGGGCTGTAGAAACATGTTGGTATTAGTTTGATCAATTAGAGACATTTAGACTTAAAAGGCACAGTACAATTTTGCATACAGGTGCATCTTTGCTAACATTCAGCCATCTTACCAATTACCAGGATGATGGTCATCCCTGTAATTGAGTGCAGATGGGATTTTCTTGGGAAACTATTCAACTAATCAGATGAGACAGTTTGGACTCAACTTTgcattttgagaaaaacaatTTCTCAAATGTAAACtcaagctgaaaaaaacaatcacaccaaggaacataaataaatgttaacaaaCACAGCATTGTGTAACCAAACTGCCTGTGTTTACAGCAAATTCAT is part of the Kryptolebias marmoratus isolate JLee-2015 linkage group LG4, ASM164957v2, whole genome shotgun sequence genome and harbors:
- the gls2b gene encoding glutaminase 2b isoform X1, whose translation is MHCFKTTRLSNFVPLIAKNITATRKIFIHSAACCLSETSASQREHSHLKNVYSKSPSSGVENMLFYTITEGKEQVPIAYFTAALKKTGLHPSDPRLRECMEKLRQAVRESAGEVMMDRDLFHRWVSGNVVLLIQAFRKKFIIPEFDVFAEKINEIYKTVQKQNDGKVADYIPQLAKFSPELWGVSLCTVDGQRHSVGDTKQPFCLQSCVKPLQYAISVHESGTEKVHSYVGMEPSGLKFNVLSLDEEDKPHNPMVNPGAIVISSLIKPHSNKAEKFDYFMEFLKKMAGQEYIGFSNATFQSEKETGDRNFAIGYYMKEKKCFPPGADMIDALDFYFQLCSIEVTCESGSVMAATLANGGICPITGERVLSAEAVRDTLSLMHSCGMYDFSGQMAFHVGLPAKSGVSGAILLVIPNVMGVMCWSPPLDRVGNSVRGIHFCQELVSQFNFHNYDNLRHFVKKQDPRRQDGDDRNKFVFNLMFAAYSGDVSALRRFALSTVDMDLKDYDSRTALHIAAAEGHIDVVKFLTETCKVNPFVQDRWGNLPVDDALQFGHEAVVKVLRDYQQDCKLQERQYGEAGHPQKLDTIEGMV
- the gls2b gene encoding glutaminase 2b isoform X2, translated to MEKLRQAVRESAGEVMMDRDLFHRWVSGNVVLLIQAFRKKFIIPEFDVFAEKINEIYKTVQKQNDGKVADYIPQLAKFSPELWGVSLCTVDGQRHSVGDTKQPFCLQSCVKPLQYAISVHESGTEKVHSYVGMEPSGLKFNVLSLDEEDKPHNPMVNPGAIVISSLIKPHSNKAEKFDYFMEFLKKMAGQEYIGFSNATFQSEKETGDRNFAIGYYMKEKKCFPPGADMIDALDFYFQLCSIEVTCESGSVMAATLANGGICPITGERVLSAEAVRDTLSLMHSCGMYDFSGQMAFHVGLPAKSGVSGAILLVIPNVMGVMCWSPPLDRVGNSVRGIHFCQELVSQFNFHNYDNLRHFVKKQDPRRQDGDDRNKFVFNLMFAAYSGDVSALRRFALSTVDMDLKDYDSRTALHIAAAEGHIDVVKFLTETCKVNPFVQDRWGNLPVDDALQFGHEAVVKVLRDYQQDCKLQERQYGEAGHPQKLDTIEGMV